One Neisseria sp. Marseille-Q5346 genomic region harbors:
- the gcvH gene encoding glycine cleavage system protein GcvH yields the protein MEYQTMSNIPAELKYVASHEWLRLEEDGTITVGITHHAQELLGDIVFVELPEVGANLAAEEQAGVVESVKAASDVYAPIAGEIVAVNEDLPSAPETANSDPYGAGWFFKIKPANPADYDGLLTAEQYAGEVA from the coding sequence ATGGAGTATCAAACCATGAGCAATATCCCAGCAGAACTGAAATACGTTGCCAGTCACGAATGGCTGCGCCTTGAAGAAGACGGTACCATCACCGTCGGCATTACCCACCACGCGCAAGAGCTGTTGGGCGACATCGTGTTTGTCGAGCTGCCTGAAGTCGGTGCAAACCTGGCTGCCGAAGAGCAAGCCGGTGTGGTTGAGTCTGTAAAAGCCGCATCTGACGTATACGCGCCGATTGCAGGCGAAATCGTTGCTGTCAACGAAGATCTGCCAAGCGCTCCGGAAACTGCCAACAGCGATCCTTACGGCGCAGGCTGGTTCTTCAAAATCAAACCTGCCAACCCTGCCGATTACGACGGTCTGCTGACTGCCGAACAATACGCAGGCGAAGTAGCTTGA
- the gcvT gene encoding glycine cleavage system aminomethyltransferase GcvT, with product MTALKTTPFYQAHQDAGAKLVDFAGWELPIHYGSQIAEHEAVRTDAGMFDVSHMLVTDVAGANAKAFFRKLIANDVAKLAFVGKALYSALLNDNGGVIDDLIVYRTNEAETQYRIVSNGATREKDTAQFHKVGQEFGVAFNPRYDLGMLAVQGPKAIEKLLTVKPEWADVVHNLKPFQGADLGNDWFVARTGYTGEDGVEVILPGTEAVAFFKALQQAGVQPCGLGARDTLRMEAGMNLYGNDMDDDTSPLEAGMGWTVDLKDESRDFVGKAALLALKEKGVAVKQVGLLLEKGGILRAHMEVLTDKGQGETTSGVFSPSLKQSIAIARVPKDFDGDIAKVLMRGKEVDVRVLKLPFVRNGQKQFD from the coding sequence ATGACTGCCCTAAAAACCACCCCGTTTTATCAAGCCCATCAAGATGCAGGCGCGAAGCTGGTCGATTTTGCCGGCTGGGAACTGCCCATCCATTATGGTTCGCAAATCGCCGAACACGAAGCCGTGCGCACCGACGCCGGTATGTTCGACGTATCACACATGCTCGTTACCGACGTCGCCGGAGCGAACGCCAAAGCCTTTTTCCGCAAACTGATTGCCAACGACGTTGCCAAACTTGCCTTCGTCGGCAAAGCCCTTTATTCCGCTTTGCTCAACGATAACGGCGGCGTGATTGACGACTTAATCGTTTACCGCACCAACGAAGCCGAAACCCAATACCGCATCGTGTCCAACGGTGCGACCCGCGAAAAAGACACAGCGCAATTCCACAAAGTCGGACAAGAATTCGGCGTCGCCTTCAATCCGCGCTACGACCTCGGTATGCTTGCCGTACAAGGCCCTAAAGCCATTGAAAAACTCCTGACCGTCAAACCCGAATGGGCGGATGTCGTCCACAACCTCAAACCGTTCCAAGGTGCAGACTTGGGCAACGACTGGTTTGTCGCTCGCACCGGCTACACTGGAGAAGACGGCGTCGAAGTCATCCTGCCCGGCACCGAAGCCGTCGCATTCTTCAAAGCCCTGCAACAAGCCGGCGTACAGCCCTGCGGCCTCGGCGCGCGCGACACCCTGCGCATGGAAGCCGGCATGAACCTCTACGGCAACGATATGGACGACGACACCAGCCCGCTCGAAGCAGGCATGGGCTGGACGGTTGATTTGAAAGACGAAAGCCGCGATTTCGTCGGCAAAGCCGCCTTGCTAGCATTGAAAGAAAAAGGTGTTGCCGTCAAACAAGTCGGCCTGTTGCTCGAAAAAGGCGGCATCCTGCGCGCGCATATGGAAGTGTTGACCGACAAAGGCCAAGGCGAAACCACCAGCGGCGTATTCTCTCCAAGCCTGAAACAATCCATCGCCATCGCTCGCGTACCGAAAGATTTTGACGGCGATATCGCCAAAGTGCTGATGCGCGGTAAAGAAGTGGACGTACGTGTACTGAAGCTGCCGTTTGTCCGAAATGGTCAAAAACAGTTTGATTAA